The proteins below are encoded in one region of Desulfobacterales bacterium:
- a CDS encoding glycosyltransferase, whose translation MEKSGLKIDLHVHSQSSKRPSQWVLQKLNCPESFTNPFKLYEIAKARGMDYVTITDHNTLSGALEIAHLRDTFVSEEITTYFPEDHCKLHVLALNITEAQHEDIRRLRKNVYELAGYLNKTGIVHILAHPFYDMNHKLTIDYFEKLLLLFKNFELNGSRDDYQNQVLAAIINGITRHDIELLADKHNIPPYGKNPWQKNLTGGSDDHSSLNIARMHTWVPGAATLPEFFSGLETGRAEVEGSAATPKTLGHNLYGIAYQFYKSQFKLERYVHKDRLLRFVDCALTIPDETENKGILTRLQDFLISRRPSISFLHEQNPGLIDMIQKKGHSLLAKSSRMQWITKHPRDMKMDKEDDWFRFVNDISESLIHNVGDNIMENFSKARLFNIFQTIGAAGSVYSLLAPYFLAFRLFTKDRKFAEKCHAQCLGKAPGINPDNCRMAVFTDTLHETNGVAHTIRMMLEAAQKNNKSLSVLTCGPEQQLAGQVNFAPIGAYELPEYPQLKMYYPPILQMMDYCYQNNFTHIHCSTPGPVGLAGLAIAKILEIPFYGTYHTAFPQYVSEITGDEDLAEMMWKLMSWFYNQMDMVYVPSRETGKELIKKGIPESKICLYPRGIDIQRFHPAKRNGFWKSNYQLTDQELKLLYVGRISREKNLEILVQAFRQIEKQAPNVRLILVGDGPYRKEMQKELKGSRAMFTGELTGEALAQAYASSDVFVFPSSTDTFGNVVLEAQASGIPVIVTDQGGPRENLKAPQSGLIVPAGNARALSDAIIQLCSDPLQLDRMKAAARKYMENRSFDRAFLRTWDLYKKNTPTKNPIAKSNSFEQILDLAS comes from the coding sequence ATGGAAAAATCGGGATTAAAAATCGATTTGCACGTGCATTCGCAGTCATCCAAGCGGCCCTCGCAGTGGGTGCTTCAGAAATTAAACTGCCCGGAGAGTTTTACCAACCCGTTTAAGCTCTATGAAATCGCCAAGGCCCGGGGAATGGATTACGTCACCATTACCGATCATAATACCCTTTCGGGCGCCTTAGAGATTGCCCACTTAAGGGATACGTTCGTTAGCGAGGAGATCACCACCTATTTCCCGGAGGACCACTGCAAGCTTCATGTGCTGGCCCTCAATATCACCGAAGCCCAGCATGAAGATATTAGGCGGCTTCGTAAGAATGTATATGAGCTGGCCGGCTATCTGAACAAGACCGGGATTGTCCACATTCTGGCGCATCCGTTTTATGACATGAATCATAAGCTGACGATTGATTATTTTGAAAAACTTCTGCTGCTGTTTAAAAATTTCGAGTTAAACGGCTCCAGGGATGACTATCAGAACCAGGTACTGGCCGCCATTATTAATGGAATTACCCGGCATGACATTGAATTGCTTGCGGACAAACACAACATACCCCCCTATGGAAAAAATCCGTGGCAGAAAAACCTGACCGGCGGCTCAGATGACCATTCCTCCCTTAATATCGCCCGGATGCATACCTGGGTCCCCGGGGCGGCCACCCTGCCGGAATTTTTTTCAGGACTTGAAACCGGACGCGCCGAGGTTGAAGGATCGGCGGCCACCCCCAAAACCCTGGGGCACAATCTATACGGAATCGCCTATCAGTTCTACAAATCCCAATTCAAACTCGAACGATATGTGCATAAAGACAGGCTGCTTCGATTTGTTGACTGTGCCCTGACCATACCTGATGAAACCGAAAACAAAGGGATATTAACCCGGCTGCAGGATTTTTTGATCTCCCGGCGGCCGTCGATTTCCTTTCTGCATGAACAGAATCCGGGCCTTATTGATATGATCCAGAAAAAAGGGCATTCACTTCTGGCGAAAAGTTCCCGGATGCAGTGGATAACAAAGCACCCCCGGGATATGAAAATGGATAAAGAGGATGACTGGTTCCGGTTCGTCAATGATATCTCCGAATCCCTGATCCATAATGTCGGCGATAATATCATGGAGAATTTTTCCAAGGCCAGGCTCTTTAATATCTTCCAAACCATCGGGGCCGCCGGCTCTGTTTATTCCCTGCTGGCGCCCTATTTTCTGGCCTTTCGCCTGTTTACCAAGGACCGGAAATTTGCGGAAAAATGCCATGCCCAGTGTCTCGGCAAGGCGCCCGGGATTAACCCGGATAACTGCAGAATGGCCGTTTTTACGGATACGCTCCATGAAACCAACGGGGTCGCCCATACCATCCGGATGATGCTGGAAGCGGCGCAGAAAAATAATAAATCTCTCTCCGTACTTACCTGCGGCCCGGAACAGCAGTTGGCGGGGCAGGTTAATTTCGCACCGATCGGCGCTTATGAATTGCCGGAATACCCGCAATTAAAAATGTATTATCCGCCGATTCTGCAGATGATGGATTATTGCTACCAAAATAATTTCACGCATATTCATTGCTCAACACCCGGCCCGGTGGGACTTGCCGGACTGGCCATCGCCAAAATACTTGAGATTCCATTTTACGGAACCTATCACACGGCATTTCCCCAGTATGTATCGGAAATCACCGGGGATGAGGACCTTGCAGAAATGATGTGGAAGCTGATGAGCTGGTTCTATAACCAGATGGACATGGTTTATGTGCCCTCCCGGGAAACCGGAAAGGAACTCATCAAAAAAGGGATTCCGGAATCCAAAATCTGCCTATACCCGCGAGGGATCGACATCCAGCGGTTCCATCCCGCCAAACGAAACGGCTTCTGGAAAAGCAATTACCAATTAACCGACCAGGAGTTAAAGCTTTTATATGTCGGCCGCATATCCAGGGAAAAAAATCTGGAGATTCTGGTACAGGCGTTCAGGCAGATTGAAAAGCAGGCCCCCAATGTCCGGCTGATTCTCGTGGGCGACGGCCCGTATCGAAAAGAGATGCAAAAGGAACTCAAGGGCTCCCGGGCAATGTTTACCGGCGAACTCACCGGGGAAGCCCTGGCCCAGGCCTATGCGTCAAGCGATGTGTTTGTTTTCCCCTCTTCCACGGATACCTTCGGCAACGTGGTTTTGGAGGCCCAGGCATCCGGAATTCCGGTCATCGTGACAGACCAGGGCGGCCCCAGGGAGAATTTAAAAGCGCCGCAATCCGGGCTCATTGTGCCGGCAGGTAATGCCCGGGCGCTCTCTGATGCAATTATCCAGCTCTGCAGCGATCCTCTGCAGCTTGACCGCATGAAGGCGGCTGCCCGCAAATATATGGAAAACCGCTCATTTGACCGCGCATTTTTGCGGACATGGGACCTGTATAAAAAAAATACGCCAACAAAAAACCCCATCGCAAAAAGCAATTCATTTGAACAAATTCTGGATCTGGCTTCCTGA
- a CDS encoding InlB B-repeat-containing protein, whose product MKRNMETIVRSVIMGLICLLLFGVQIVWAGNIDATFKYAWSENAGWHNWRSTSAQATVEATYLTGYVWAENIGWIKLGADAGGPYANTNATNWGVNRDAGTGALSGYAWSENAGWINFSPTNGGVSIDLATGDFSGHAWSENMGWIKLAGTAQDNTAYKVKTDPTTYPVAYNANGADSGTAPADQTKTHDVDLTLATNSGNLAKIGYTFAGWNTAADGSGTDYAAGGTYTANEAVTLYAKWTVNTYPVTYNANGADSGTAPADQTKTHDVDLTLATNSGNLAKTGYTFAGWNTAADSSGTDYAAGGTYTANEAVTLYAKWTVNTYRVAYNANGADSGTAAADQTKTHDVDLTLATNSGNLAKTGYTFAGWNTAADGSGTDYAAGGTYTANEAVTLYAKWTLNTYAVIYDANEADSGTAPTDQIKTHGVDLTLAENTGNLARTGYTFAGWNTQADGLGTDYAEGALYTADEAVTLYAKWTLNTYAVIYDANEADSGTAPADQIKTHGVDLTLAENTGNLARTGYTFAGWNTQADGLGTDYAEGALYTVNEAVTLYAKWISNHTITVSAAPTDGGTVTGSGTYVDGSTATVNASAESGYVFVHWTEGNTVVSCSQQYMFTVTGNRTLQANFSQMQNSYDITGSARPSNYGMVTGSGSYNHEAIVTMTALPNQGFALTNWIETWPGLAGSCVVSTDEEYSFQATRNRNLTADFRPKALPGVLMLLIDDE is encoded by the coding sequence ATGAAGAGAAATATGGAAACGATTGTCCGCTCAGTAATCATGGGACTGATTTGTCTTCTCCTTTTTGGTGTGCAGATCGTATGGGCAGGCAATATCGACGCGACCTTCAAATATGCCTGGAGTGAGAATGCGGGCTGGCACAACTGGCGGTCTACCAGTGCGCAGGCAACTGTGGAAGCGACCTATTTGACGGGCTACGTGTGGGCGGAAAATATCGGGTGGATCAAGCTGGGCGCGGACGCCGGGGGTCCTTATGCCAACACCAATGCGACTAACTGGGGCGTGAACCGCGACGCCGGCACCGGGGCCCTTTCGGGCTATGCCTGGAGCGAGAACGCTGGATGGATCAACTTCAGCCCAACAAATGGCGGGGTGAGCATCGACCTGGCCACGGGGGACTTTTCCGGGCACGCGTGGAGCGAAAACATGGGGTGGATCAAACTTGCGGGGACGGCCCAGGACAACACGGCCTACAAAGTGAAAACCGACCCGACGACCTACCCCGTTGCCTATAACGCCAACGGGGCCGACAGCGGAACGGCCCCGGCCGATCAGACCAAGACGCACGATGTTGATCTGACCCTGGCCACCAACAGTGGCAATCTGGCCAAAATCGGATACACTTTTGCGGGGTGGAACACGGCTGCGGACGGCTCGGGCACGGACTATGCCGCGGGCGGCACTTATACGGCCAATGAAGCCGTGACCCTCTACGCCAAATGGACTGTCAACACCTACCCCGTTACTTATAACGCCAACGGGGCCGACAGCGGCACGGCCCCGGCCGATCAGACCAAGACGCACGATGTAGATCTGACCCTGGCCACCAACAGCGGCAATCTGGCCAAAACCGGATACACCTTTGCGGGGTGGAACACGGCTGCGGACAGCTCGGGCACGGACTATGCCGCGGGCGGCACTTATACGGCCAATGAAGCCGTGACCCTCTACGCCAAATGGACTGTCAACACCTACCGCGTTGCCTATAACGCCAACGGGGCCGACAGTGGCACGGCCGCGGCCGATCAGACCAAGACGCATGATGTTGATCTGACTCTGGCCACCAACAGCGGCAATCTGGCCAAAACCGGATACACCTTTGCGGGGTGGAACACGGCTGCGGACGGCTCGGGCACGGACTATGCCGCGGGCGGCACTTATACGGCCAATGAAGCCGTGACCCTCTACGCCAAATGGACTCTCAACACTTACGCCGTGATTTACGATGCCAACGAGGCCGACAGCGGCACGGCCCCAACCGATCAAATCAAGACCCACGGAGTGGACCTGACCCTGGCTGAGAACACCGGCAACCTGGCCCGGACTGGCTACACCTTTGCCGGCTGGAACACCCAGGCCGACGGGTTGGGCACGGACTATGCCGAAGGCGCTCTATACACGGCAGACGAGGCGGTGACCCTCTATGCCAAATGGACTCTCAACACTTACGCCGTGATTTACGATGCCAACGAGGCCGACAGCGGCACGGCCCCGGCCGATCAAATCAAGACCCACGGAGTGGACCTGACCCTGGCTGAGAACACCGGCAACCTGGCCCGGACTGGCTACACCTTTGCCGGATGGAACACCCAGGCCGACGGGTTGGGCACGGACTATGCGGAAGGCGCTCTATACACGGTAAACGAGGCGGTGACCCTCTATGCCAAGTGGATCAGCAACCACACCATAACCGTATCCGCCGCCCCCACGGACGGGGGCACGGTCACCGGAAGCGGCACCTATGTTGATGGTTCAACCGCTACAGTGAATGCATCAGCCGAGTCCGGATATGTCTTCGTCCATTGGACCGAGGGGAATACCGTTGTCTCCTGCAGCCAGCAGTATATGTTCACGGTCACGGGCAACCGCACTCTGCAGGCAAATTTCAGCCAGATGCAAAACAGTTACGACATTACAGGGTCTGCCAGACCATCGAACTACGGAATGGTCACAGGTTCTGGCTCCTACAATCACGAAGCGATCGTGACCATGACCGCTCTGCCGAACCAGGGCTTTGCCTTGACCAACTGGATCGAGACATGGCCGGGCCTGGCAGGGTCCTGCGTTGTCTCAACCGATGAAGAGTACTCTTTCCAGGCGACAAGAAACCGTAACCTCACGGCCGATTTCCGTCCCAAGGCCCTGCCCGGAGTGCTTATGCTGCTTATAGATGATGAGTAA
- a CDS encoding PIN domain-containing protein, translated as MKDYLDSDLLIWHLRGERKALNLLKRLRDKKQLELWTGAMQRAEVVFFMRPEEESSTFLLLAQLKTAPIDQEIIDRAGEFYRKWNPHSGTDVNDAILAATVRQTGGTIYTLNTKHYPMPARLTFNVHGRDVASGPVQTVVDSPQADLFLCGA; from the coding sequence ATGAAGGATTATCTTGATTCAGATCTGCTTATTTGGCACTTGAGAGGAGAACGCAAAGCCCTTAATCTGCTCAAAAGGCTTCGGGACAAAAAGCAGTTAGAGCTATGGACTGGTGCCATGCAGCGTGCCGAAGTTGTCTTTTTCATGCGGCCGGAGGAGGAATCAAGCACTTTTTTACTCCTGGCGCAGCTTAAAACCGCACCGATAGATCAAGAAATCATCGACAGAGCCGGAGAATTTTATCGCAAATGGAATCCCCACAGCGGAACTGATGTTAACGACGCCATTCTTGCAGCAACTGTCCGGCAAACAGGCGGCACAATATACACTTTGAATACCAAACACTATCCCATGCCCGCGAGGTTAACGTTCAACGTGCATGGTAGAGATGTGGCTTCCGGGCCGGTACAAACAGTTGTTGACAGCCCGCAGGCTGATCTGTTTCTATGCGGTGCGTGA
- a CDS encoding DUF1566 domain-containing protein — translation MEDDMRHVNAVLVILLILLISNVGFAGSLDDTGDPTSAGSAMYTLEDLYNRLDTGAAGAKRSGPFTEPSAGPGSSGHTLDEVMGQAPAVDDDNGAGAADVASGKTFWGLKSGEWGLKTGTGTGTIATYPSPVPRTGQTPTVPLDPAPEGSDGDLQKGVAWPNLRFTDNSDGTVTDNLTGLIWLKNADYNSTTGSTGRATWEDALTFCNALNDGECGLSDGSVEGDWRLPNVMELLSLIDWRYYNPALSNADNTGKWSSGDAFTGVQSNYYWSSSTGAYNTSYVWGVDLRYGSVYNANKTYTYYVWPVRGGQ, via the coding sequence ATGGAGGATGACATGCGCCATGTGAATGCTGTTTTGGTGATTTTACTAATCTTGCTTATCTCAAATGTCGGATTTGCGGGAAGCCTGGATGACACGGGCGATCCCACCAGTGCGGGCAGCGCCATGTACACGCTGGAGGACCTTTACAACCGTCTGGACACAGGCGCTGCAGGGGCCAAGCGTTCCGGGCCCTTCACTGAGCCTTCGGCCGGGCCCGGTTCGAGTGGCCATACCCTGGACGAGGTGATGGGGCAGGCCCCGGCCGTGGATGACGACAATGGCGCTGGCGCGGCGGATGTGGCCAGCGGCAAGACCTTCTGGGGGCTCAAGAGCGGTGAATGGGGTCTTAAAACCGGCACCGGGACCGGGACCATTGCCACCTACCCCTCGCCGGTTCCCAGGACGGGGCAAACACCCACAGTTCCTCTCGACCCTGCCCCAGAAGGATCTGACGGCGACCTTCAGAAAGGCGTTGCCTGGCCCAACCTCCGGTTTACAGACAACAGCGACGGCACGGTGACCGACAACCTGACGGGGTTGATCTGGCTGAAGAATGCCGATTACAACAGTACGACTGGAAGTACAGGCAGAGCCACATGGGAGGATGCTTTGACATTCTGTAACGCCCTCAACGACGGAGAGTGCGGTCTTAGTGACGGCTCAGTAGAGGGCGACTGGCGGCTCCCCAACGTGATGGAACTCCTGAGCCTGATTGACTGGCGGTATTATAATCCGGCCTTGTCCAATGCTGACAACACAGGAAAGTGGTCATCGGGAGATGCCTTTACGGGCGTGCAGTCGAACTACTATTGGTCCAGTTCGACGGGCGCGTACAATACGAGCTACGTGTGGGGCGTGGACCTGCGCTATGGCAGCGTCTACAACGCCAATAAGACCTACACGTACTATGTGTGGCCCGTTCGCGGAGGACAATAG
- a CDS encoding BTAD domain-containing putative transcriptional regulator: MDRTDHEPANFFYYMSEAVKQSASWPGSPLPRLSPEYLNNLSSYSVQYFRELFSLVKKPFLLVLDNYHEVPPESGLHNLVNAGLEQVPPGLNIIVLSRASPPPAMTRLVVNRKIGIIGPEELSLTSGESLGIAGLHDKWKSAIEFVPEILEHTKGWTAGFVIMLEYCGPGQEPDPASKEMARQFFFNYFAGEIFDKMEPEIRRFLLQAACLPSFTPEAARELTGFAGAGRVLAEMYRKNYFTEKKAQNGTSYQFHPLFREFLLSRNEKESDPGELTELFRKAADILVRHGNLEDAFQLYGQCRDHGSQAKLIRSHAQSLTAQGRLELIEQWLCELPPEILSSDPWLLFWYAQCRLPFDPFISRHFLIRAYERFREQEDTSGLILSITGITETILTEWGDFKELDPWIDELNHLMKSAIDFPIRELEPRALIAIFSALMFRQPDHPDMNLWEARMFNLIRSAGHDNLRLIAGSYLSHYYYWLGEIYKAGALIDIMNALLETADLSPLDFMTVKMEQAVHGWFTADFQASLEAVNQGLEVAGKSGVHLLDYRLLAQSIYAMISLDDARAAKNCLDRMRPVLNSRNYLDISHFYHLSGMYHLQQGNMEQAFQYSMEALRISREMGTPFPEGLNAITAAQICFETGDENKAKELTARARDIGRDMQSHLLHMLSHLNEAYFSLKTGRRDCAREALRKTLRIRKEKGILNFPGWRPDIMTELYAEALEAEMEVDFVREDIRSRNLLPKKPSVIIRNWPWRVRIFTMGRFEALIDGEPLRFKGKPQLKPLELLKALIALGGSEVGLGRLEDIIWPQAEGDKARQALTTTLHRLRKLIGCDKAVELSEMKLSLNDRICWVDVWALDHLYGRIDQALADGGLDSDEAVRLAEMILILYKGDFLKNEEAHAWAWPAVTRLRSGFLHAVGVLARAWEREGRLGKAVDLYLRGLEVDALAEKFYQGLMRCYQLQGRTAEGLIVYERCRDALSALQITPAPETESILLSLRQGKPRS, from the coding sequence ATGGACAGGACGGATCATGAACCAGCCAATTTTTTTTATTACATGAGCGAAGCAGTCAAACAATCCGCCTCCTGGCCCGGATCACCATTGCCCAGGCTCTCTCCTGAATATTTGAATAATCTTTCCAGCTATTCCGTTCAATATTTCCGCGAATTGTTCAGTCTGGTGAAAAAACCCTTCCTTCTTGTCCTGGACAATTACCATGAAGTCCCGCCGGAGTCCGGGCTGCATAATCTTGTGAACGCCGGACTGGAACAGGTGCCGCCGGGTTTGAACATCATTGTTCTGAGCCGGGCATCTCCACCTCCGGCAATGACGAGACTTGTCGTCAACAGGAAGATAGGAATCATCGGGCCGGAGGAGTTGTCGTTAACCAGCGGGGAATCGCTGGGCATAGCAGGACTCCATGATAAATGGAAATCAGCAATCGAATTCGTGCCCGAGATTTTGGAACACACAAAAGGTTGGACCGCTGGATTTGTGATCATGCTCGAATATTGTGGTCCGGGGCAGGAGCCTGATCCGGCCTCAAAGGAAATGGCCAGGCAATTCTTCTTCAATTATTTTGCCGGTGAAATTTTCGACAAAATGGAACCCGAAATTCGGCGCTTTCTTCTCCAGGCGGCCTGTTTGCCGTCCTTCACACCGGAAGCCGCCCGGGAACTGACAGGCTTTGCCGGTGCCGGGCGGGTCCTTGCCGAAATGTACCGTAAGAATTATTTCACTGAAAAAAAAGCCCAAAACGGGACATCCTATCAGTTTCATCCGCTGTTCAGGGAATTTCTGCTGTCAAGGAATGAGAAGGAATCAGATCCCGGAGAATTGACGGAACTGTTTCGGAAGGCTGCCGATATACTTGTCCGGCATGGGAACCTCGAAGATGCCTTTCAGCTCTATGGCCAATGCCGTGATCACGGTTCACAGGCCAAGCTAATCCGCAGTCATGCCCAATCGCTCACCGCCCAGGGAAGGCTGGAGCTTATCGAACAATGGCTGTGTGAACTTCCCCCGGAAATCCTCTCATCCGATCCGTGGCTCCTGTTCTGGTACGCTCAGTGCCGTCTGCCTTTTGATCCTTTTATCAGCAGGCACTTCCTTATCAGGGCATATGAGCGTTTCAGAGAACAGGAGGATACGTCGGGATTGATTCTTTCAATTACCGGCATAACCGAAACGATTCTGACCGAATGGGGAGATTTCAAAGAGCTGGATCCATGGATTGACGAGCTTAATCATCTGATGAAAAGCGCGATAGACTTTCCAATCAGGGAACTCGAGCCCAGGGCGCTCATCGCCATTTTTTCCGCCCTGATGTTCAGGCAGCCTGATCATCCCGACATGAACCTCTGGGAAGCCCGGATGTTTAATCTGATCCGTTCCGCTGGTCATGATAACCTGCGCCTGATAGCCGGTAGTTATCTTTCGCATTACTATTACTGGCTGGGTGAGATATATAAGGCCGGAGCGCTCATTGATATCATGAATGCACTCCTGGAAACGGCTGATTTGTCACCACTCGACTTTATGACCGTCAAGATGGAGCAGGCGGTTCATGGATGGTTCACCGCCGATTTTCAGGCGAGCCTGGAGGCGGTGAACCAGGGCCTTGAGGTGGCCGGGAAGAGCGGCGTACACCTTCTCGACTACAGACTTCTCGCCCAGAGTATATACGCCATGATTTCCCTTGATGATGCCCGGGCAGCAAAAAACTGTCTGGACAGGATGAGACCTGTCCTGAACAGCCGAAATTATCTCGATATTTCACATTTTTATCACCTGAGCGGCATGTACCATCTTCAGCAGGGCAATATGGAACAGGCATTTCAGTACAGCATGGAAGCGCTGCGGATCTCACGGGAAATGGGAACCCCGTTTCCTGAAGGGCTCAACGCGATAACAGCGGCTCAGATATGCTTTGAAACCGGAGATGAAAACAAAGCAAAAGAGCTTACCGCCCGAGCCCGGGACATCGGCCGTGATATGCAGAGTCACCTGTTGCATATGCTGTCTCATCTCAATGAGGCCTATTTCAGCCTGAAAACAGGAAGGCGTGACTGCGCGCGGGAAGCTTTGCGAAAAACTCTAAGGATCAGAAAGGAAAAAGGGATCCTCAACTTTCCGGGATGGCGCCCGGATATCATGACGGAACTCTATGCAGAGGCCCTTGAAGCGGAAATGGAGGTGGATTTCGTGAGGGAGGACATAAGGAGCAGGAATCTGCTTCCGAAAAAGCCGTCTGTCATAATCAGAAACTGGCCCTGGCGGGTGAGGATTTTCACTATGGGACGCTTTGAAGCGCTCATTGACGGAGAACCCCTCCGGTTCAAAGGCAAACCGCAGCTAAAACCGCTTGAACTGCTAAAGGCGCTGATTGCCCTGGGCGGCAGCGAAGTCGGACTTGGCCGCCTTGAAGACATCATCTGGCCCCAGGCTGAGGGAGACAAGGCGCGGCAGGCACTTACCACTACCCTTCACCGTCTGCGCAAACTCATCGGCTGCGACAAGGCTGTTGAACTCAGTGAAATGAAACTGTCGTTAAATGATCGGATTTGCTGGGTGGATGTGTGGGCACTTGATCATCTCTACGGCCGGATTGATCAAGCCCTGGCCGATGGCGGCCTTGATTCGGATGAAGCTGTCCGCCTGGCAGAAATGATACTGATACTGTATAAGGGCGATTTTCTGAAGAATGAAGAAGCTCATGCCTGGGCATGGCCCGCCGTGACCAGACTCCGCAGCGGATTTCTCCATGCGGTCGGAGTACTGGCGCGGGCATGGGAAAGAGAAGGGCGTTTAGGGAAAGCGGTCGATCTTTACCTGCGCGGCCTGGAAGTGGACGCGCTTGCCGAAAAGTTTTATCAGGGACTGATGCGCTGCTATCAGCTTCAGGGGCGAACAGCCGAAGGGTTGATCGTTTATGAACGCTGCAGGGACGCCCTGTCAGCCCTGCAGATAACCCCTGCGCCGGAAACTGAATCGATTCTCCTTTCTCTTCGCCAGGGCAAGCCCCGAAGCTGA
- a CDS encoding choice-of-anchor Q domain-containing protein: MRFFDFLTSIAVRSMQAWIVCILAGIFVFLFSFGIHAQSTPVTVYVDTDASGANDGTSWANAYICLQDALDKANADDNAGIDYEIWVAEGVYYPDEDSKSTFKEHTNDSPGEYFRLGGYAAEDPEDLEFDNVKLYGGFAGGETAIDQRDWEENLTVLSGDIEQNDTTKAHGVVTNPADITGSNAFHVMYLNGGTNGIITDNTVIDGFIVTAGQAEGSDDNRKGGAIYCNTDHTPYQGTEEECSPVVKNVIFIGNRAETWGGAVYNNGTSGPSDPELINVTFSSNRAGARGGAMFNDGGNMGYSSPVLTNVVFVDNLSESSGGAIYNYAVDAGTTNPVLTNVVFSGNAAWKWGGAVASNGEDGGDCKPELTNSILWGNTAEDGGDQIYNYSAYPRIGYSDIQGCGGSGTGWDGDLGRDDGNNIDADPLFTNPGNGDLRLQTGSPAADAGDTSALPADSHDLDGDGNTTEPIPYDRAYQPRVIGSAVDMGAYEVPRELCPGIYLLLMDS, from the coding sequence ATGCGATTTTTCGATTTTTTGACGAGCATTGCTGTCCGGAGCATGCAGGCATGGATCGTGTGCATTCTTGCGGGAATCTTTGTTTTTCTGTTTAGTTTCGGCATTCATGCCCAATCGACACCTGTCACAGTGTATGTGGACACGGATGCTAGTGGCGCCAATGACGGCACTTCCTGGGCGAATGCATATATATGCCTGCAGGATGCACTCGACAAAGCGAACGCGGACGACAATGCCGGCATAGACTATGAAATCTGGGTCGCCGAGGGAGTATACTACCCTGATGAAGACAGCAAAAGCACCTTTAAGGAGCATACAAACGACAGTCCGGGCGAATACTTCCGCCTGGGAGGCTACGCCGCTGAAGACCCCGAGGATCTGGAATTTGACAACGTCAAACTCTACGGCGGATTTGCCGGAGGCGAAACCGCTATCGACCAGCGGGACTGGGAAGAAAATCTGACCGTGCTTAGCGGGGATATCGAGCAGAACGACACCACCAAAGCGCATGGTGTCGTAACAAATCCGGCCGACATTACCGGCAGCAACGCCTTTCACGTAATGTATTTAAACGGAGGCACCAACGGGATCATCACGGACAACACCGTTATCGACGGGTTCATCGTGACCGCCGGGCAGGCGGAGGGCTCGGATGATAACAGAAAAGGCGGCGCCATCTACTGCAATACGGATCACACCCCTTACCAGGGGACCGAGGAAGAATGCAGCCCTGTGGTCAAAAATGTCATTTTCATCGGAAATCGGGCGGAAACATGGGGCGGAGCGGTGTATAACAATGGCACAAGCGGTCCCAGCGATCCCGAGCTGATCAACGTCACCTTCAGCAGCAACCGGGCCGGAGCCAGGGGCGGGGCCATGTTTAACGATGGCGGCAATATGGGTTACAGCAGCCCGGTCCTGACGAACGTGGTTTTTGTCGACAACCTGTCTGAAAGCAGCGGCGGCGCCATTTATAATTACGCCGTTGATGCCGGCACAACCAATCCGGTACTCACAAACGTAGTTTTCAGCGGCAATGCGGCATGGAAATGGGGAGGGGCGGTGGCCAGCAACGGCGAAGATGGCGGCGACTGCAAGCCAGAGTTGACCAATTCGATTTTATGGGGAAATACGGCCGAAGACGGGGGGGATCAGATATACAACTATTCTGCCTATCCCCGAATCGGCTACAGCGACATCCAGGGCTGTGGCGGCAGCGGCACCGGATGGGACGGTGACCTGGGCCGAGACGATGGGAACAATATCGACGCCGATCCTCTGTTTACAAATCCCGGCAACGGCGATTTAAGACTTCAGACCGGCAGTCCGGCGGCAGATGCTGGCGACACATCCGCCCTTCCTGCCGACTCCCATGATTTGGACGGAGATGGAAACACCACGGAGCCGATCCCTTATGACCGGGCATATCAGCCGCGAGTCATTGGAAGCGCTGTGGATATGGGGGCATATGAAGTCCCCAGGGAACTTTGTCCCGGCATTTATTTGCTGCTCATGGACAGCTGA